In a single window of the Novosphingobium sp. IK01 genome:
- the rodA gene encoding rod shape-determining protein RodA, translated as MRRAYIPAALARQPWGVLLPLLLLVNFGGAVLYSAAGGHFQPWALMHVARFCVFLVMAMVLARVPREWFKRAALPLYGALCVLLVLVELIGGIGGGSQRWLNLGFMTLQPSELMKPGIVLVLSWFYSVLPIGETRNWRAIVPAAGLVGFPAAFVMLQPDLGTALAICFGAVVVMFLAGLPLRWFLGAGAAGAIAAPLAFFFALHDYQRKRVLVFMDPESDPLGSGYHITQSKIAIGSGGFLGKGFGHGSQSHLDYLPEAHTDFVFATMAEEWGMLGGLFVLAIFAIVLRWGLKVALRAPDRFSRLLAAGMTATIFFYACINMMMVMGLAPVVGIPLPFLSHGGSSMMTNMICIGTIMAVDRWSRRTSTGLS; from the coding sequence ATGCGCCGCGCCTATATTCCCGCCGCCCTTGCCCGCCAGCCCTGGGGCGTGCTCCTGCCGCTGCTGCTGCTCGTCAACTTTGGCGGCGCGGTGCTCTATTCGGCGGCGGGCGGCCATTTCCAGCCCTGGGCGCTGATGCATGTGGCACGCTTCTGCGTGTTCCTGGTCATGGCCATGGTCCTCGCCCGCGTGCCGCGCGAATGGTTCAAGCGTGCAGCCCTGCCGCTCTATGGCGCCTTGTGCGTCCTGCTCGTGCTGGTCGAACTGATCGGGGGCATCGGCGGGGGCAGCCAGCGCTGGCTCAACCTCGGCTTCATGACGCTCCAGCCCTCCGAACTGATGAAACCGGGCATCGTTCTGGTGCTTTCATGGTTTTACAGCGTGTTGCCCATCGGCGAGACGCGCAACTGGCGGGCCATCGTTCCCGCCGCCGGGCTCGTGGGCTTTCCGGCGGCCTTCGTGATGCTCCAGCCTGATCTGGGGACCGCGCTGGCGATCTGCTTTGGCGCGGTGGTGGTGATGTTCCTGGCCGGGCTGCCCTTGCGCTGGTTCCTGGGCGCGGGCGCAGCCGGGGCCATTGCGGCGCCCCTCGCCTTCTTTTTTGCCCTCCACGACTACCAGCGCAAGCGCGTGCTGGTGTTCATGGACCCGGAAAGCGATCCGCTCGGCTCGGGCTATCACATCACCCAGTCCAAGATCGCGATCGGCTCGGGCGGGTTTCTGGGCAAGGGCTTTGGCCATGGCTCGCAAAGTCATCTCGACTACCTGCCCGAGGCCCACACCGACTTCGTGTTCGCCACGATGGCCGAGGAATGGGGCATGCTGGGCGGCCTCTTCGTGCTGGCGATCTTCGCCATCGTGCTGCGCTGGGGCCTGAAGGTCGCCCTGCGCGCGCCCGACCGCTTCTCGCGCCTGCTGGCCGCCGGGATGACCGCGACGATCTTCTTCTATGCCTGCATCAACATGATGATGGTCATGGGGCTGGCGCCCGTGGTGGGCATCCCGCTGCCGTTCCTGAGCCATGGCGGGTCCTCGATGATGACCAACATGATCTGCATCGGCACGATCATGGCGGTCGACCGCTGGAGCCGGCGGACGTCCACCGGACTTTCCTGA
- the mrdA gene encoding penicillin-binding protein 2: MKKTKQKLPLTSAILADRFERRTFVLGMGQATVGVLLASRLAYLSIFENAKYKAASESNRVNLSLIPPRRGWVLDRNGAALASNRADFRVDVIPDRLVDADATLTRLSGLLGLTADKVGDIKDKLEKARGFQPVEVAAKLDWDKFAAVSVRLPEMPGVIPQRGYSRYYPTGPSVGHLVGYVGPASAEDYERERNPLLITPGFKIGKDGLEKHFEARLRGVPGARRVEATASGRVVRDLGTREDVPGKPVQLTILGGLQDYAARRIGLESGSVVVMDCQTGDILAMVSMPCYDPNSFSDGIGRIEWKMLSEDDHVPLRNKVLRGLYPPGSTVKPLVALSFLEAGLDPHASVNCAGGLRVGNRVFHCWNHHGHGQTDMLKGIYQSCDVYFYHFAQQIGMDKIAAMARRLGLGQEFPMPYPGQSYGTVPDPAWKLRKYHKEWAIYDTVNATIGQGYMLVNPLQQATMVSRIASGLQLTPRLLLDRHPPKAPSMGFAKEHLDLIHAGMNEVVNGRGTAGRARLPIPGIQMAGKTGTAQVVGLQHGNGKNVEWKRRDHGHFICFAPFDNPRYACAVAIEHGGGSPSAYPIARDVMTYLFDPAKAMAALEELEKGWGGNVQQRMAARYNSFAAQFGASAPRAPDEEQASKVVEAENRPTPEPAAPQTDAAPPAPEPDANGVIPSPTTPPVPSGPPGSAGGPIAPSIPNPGL, from the coding sequence ATGAAGAAGACGAAGCAGAAGCTCCCGCTCACTTCGGCCATCCTTGCAGACCGCTTCGAGCGGCGCACGTTCGTGCTGGGCATGGGGCAGGCGACGGTGGGCGTGCTGCTGGCCTCGCGCCTGGCCTATCTCTCGATCTTCGAGAACGCCAAGTACAAGGCCGCCTCGGAGAGCAACCGCGTCAACCTCTCGCTGATCCCCCCGCGCCGGGGCTGGGTGCTTGACCGCAATGGCGCGGCGCTCGCCTCCAACCGCGCCGATTTCCGTGTCGACGTGATCCCCGACCGGCTGGTCGATGCCGATGCCACGCTGACCCGGCTCTCCGGGCTGCTCGGGCTGACGGCAGACAAGGTCGGCGACATCAAGGACAAGCTGGAAAAGGCCCGCGGTTTCCAGCCGGTCGAAGTCGCCGCCAAGCTCGACTGGGACAAGTTCGCCGCCGTCAGCGTGCGCCTGCCCGAAATGCCCGGCGTCATCCCCCAGCGCGGCTATTCGCGCTATTATCCCACCGGGCCTTCGGTCGGGCATCTGGTCGGCTATGTCGGCCCGGCCTCGGCGGAAGATTATGAGCGCGAGCGCAACCCGCTGCTGATCACGCCGGGCTTCAAGATCGGCAAGGATGGTCTTGAAAAGCACTTCGAGGCGCGCCTGCGCGGGGTGCCGGGCGCGCGCCGGGTCGAGGCGACCGCTTCGGGCCGGGTCGTGCGCGATCTTGGCACGCGCGAGGACGTGCCGGGCAAGCCCGTCCAGCTCACCATTCTGGGCGGGCTTCAAGACTATGCCGCGCGGCGCATCGGGCTCGAATCCGGCTCGGTCGTGGTGATGGACTGCCAGACCGGCGATATTCTCGCGATGGTCTCGATGCCGTGCTACGATCCCAACAGCTTCTCCGACGGCATTGGCCGCATCGAATGGAAGATGCTGTCCGAAGACGATCACGTTCCCTTGAGAAACAAGGTCTTGCGCGGTCTTTATCCGCCCGGTTCTACCGTAAAGCCGCTTGTCGCGCTCTCGTTCCTCGAAGCCGGGCTCGACCCGCACGCCAGCGTCAATTGCGCCGGTGGCCTGCGCGTGGGCAACCGCGTGTTCCACTGCTGGAACCACCACGGCCATGGCCAGACCGATATGCTCAAGGGCATCTACCAGTCGTGCGACGTCTATTTCTACCACTTCGCCCAGCAAATCGGCATGGACAAGATCGCCGCGATGGCGCGGCGGCTGGGGCTCGGCCAGGAATTCCCGATGCCCTATCCGGGGCAATCCTATGGCACGGTGCCCGATCCGGCGTGGAAGCTGCGGAAATATCACAAGGAATGGGCGATCTATGACACGGTGAACGCCACCATCGGCCAGGGCTACATGCTGGTGAACCCCTTGCAGCAGGCCACGATGGTCTCGCGCATCGCCTCGGGCCTTCAACTCACCCCGCGCCTCCTGCTCGACCGTCATCCCCCCAAGGCGCCCTCGATGGGGTTTGCCAAGGAGCATCTCGACCTCATCCATGCCGGCATGAACGAAGTGGTCAACGGGCGCGGCACGGCGGGCCGCGCGCGCCTGCCCATCCCCGGCATCCAGATGGCGGGCAAGACCGGCACCGCGCAAGTCGTCGGCCTCCAGCACGGCAACGGCAAGAACGTGGAATGGAAGCGGCGCGACCACGGCCACTTCATCTGCTTCGCCCCGTTCGACAACCCGCGCTATGCCTGCGCGGTGGCCATCGAGCATGGCGGCGGCTCGCCCTCCGCCTATCCGATCGCGCGCGACGTGATGACCTATCTGTTCGATCCGGCCAAGGCCATGGCTGCGCTCGAAGAACTCGAAAAGGGCTGGGGCGGCAACGTCCAGCAGCGCATGGCCGCGCGCTACAACAGCTTTGCCGCCCAGTTCGGCGCCAGCGCCCCGCGCGCGCCGGACGAGGAACAGGCCAGCAAGGTTGTCGAGGCCGAGAACCGCCCGACGCCCGAGCCCGCCGCCCCCCAGACCGACGCGGCCCCGCCCGCCCCCGAACCCGATGCCAATGGCGTGATCCCCTCGCCCACGACGCCCCCGGTACCCTCCGGTCCGCCGGGCAGCGCCGGCGGCCCGATCGCCCCTTCCATTCCCAATCCGGGGCTTTGA
- a CDS encoding rod shape-determining protein MreD gives MPLPKPFSILPAPVEDLARRRLNRGPSPVLAQGLPWVSIMLASMIPFSPIIASAPVLPPLGYMMLLAWRLLRPSLLPVWAGLPLGAFDDLYSGQPFGTGIVLWSLTMLVMDVVDEKFLWRGFAQDWLAAAALLSGYVVLTAALAGLATGYPLPFTVGPQVLLTVLLHPVVTRIVALIDRVRLLPLKRL, from the coding sequence ATGCCGCTCCCCAAACCCTTCTCGATCCTGCCCGCGCCGGTTGAAGACCTCGCGCGGCGCAGGCTCAATCGCGGGCCCTCTCCGGTCCTCGCGCAGGGCTTGCCGTGGGTTTCGATCATGCTGGCCTCGATGATCCCCTTCTCGCCGATCATCGCCTCGGCCCCCGTGCTGCCGCCGCTGGGCTACATGATGCTGCTGGCATGGCGCCTGCTGCGCCCGAGCCTGCTGCCGGTCTGGGCCGGGCTGCCGCTCGGCGCCTTCGACGATCTCTACAGCGGGCAACCGTTCGGCACGGGGATCGTGCTGTGGTCGCTCACGATGCTGGTAATGGACGTGGTCGACGAGAAATTCCTGTGGCGCGGCTTTGCCCAGGACTGGCTCGCCGCCGCCGCCCTGCTCTCGGGCTATGTCGTGCTGACCGCCGCCCTCGCCGGACTTGCCACCGGCTATCCCCTGCCCTTCACCGTGGGTCCGCAAGTGCTGCTCACGGTGCTGCTCCATCCGGTGGTCACCCGGATCGTGGCGCTCATCGACCGCGTGCGCCTGCTGCCGCTCAAGAGACTGTAA
- the mreC gene encoding rod shape-determining protein MreC has protein sequence MARSPDRRPGFSRRAQYGIFTGYVIAVLGVVAGLVVLGVSLFNPDAFAFARTAASEVARPLGQAGAQTRNASQGLFAAVGAYFNAGRQNAALTREVQAARADAVTMRALAQENARLKALLGIVDPASRPVAAARLIGSTSTSTRRFAVLSAGSMQGVRNGQPVRAAGGLIGRVIETGPDTARVLLVTDPDNVVPVRRASDGLTAFVQGGANGQIDIRLINTGVAVIRKGDVFVTSGSGGLYPPGIPVAVATQPHRDGATGHLASDPSDADFVVVLPAWQASAQGALEAAQKAAPPVPSGDDNAP, from the coding sequence ATGGCGCGGTCGCCTGACCGGCGCCCGGGCTTTTCGCGCAGGGCGCAATACGGGATATTCACCGGCTACGTGATCGCCGTTCTGGGCGTCGTGGCCGGCCTCGTCGTGCTTGGCGTGTCGCTGTTCAACCCGGATGCCTTCGCCTTTGCCCGCACCGCCGCCAGCGAGGTCGCGCGCCCGCTCGGCCAGGCCGGGGCCCAGACGCGCAATGCCAGCCAGGGCCTGTTTGCCGCCGTGGGCGCCTATTTCAACGCCGGGCGCCAGAACGCCGCCCTCACCCGCGAGGTTCAGGCCGCCCGTGCCGACGCGGTGACGATGCGCGCCCTCGCGCAGGAAAACGCCCGGCTCAAGGCCCTGCTGGGCATCGTCGATCCGGCATCCCGCCCGGTTGCCGCCGCCCGCCTGATCGGATCGACCTCCACCTCCACCCGCCGCTTTGCCGTGCTCTCGGCAGGCTCCATGCAGGGCGTGCGCAACGGCCAGCCGGTGCGCGCCGCCGGGGGGCTGATCGGCCGGGTGATCGAGACCGGGCCCGACACCGCGCGCGTGCTGCTGGTGACCGACCCCGACAACGTGGTGCCCGTGCGTCGCGCCTCGGACGGGCTCACCGCGTTCGTCCAGGGCGGCGCCAATGGCCAGATCGACATTCGCCTGATCAACACCGGGGTCGCGGTGATCCGCAAGGGCGATGTCTTCGTGACCTCGGGTTCGGGCGGGCTCTATCCGCCGGGCATTCCCGTGGCCGTCGCCACCCAGCCTCATCGCGACGGCGCCACCGGCCATCTGGCGAGCGACCCGTCCGACGCGGATTTCGTGGTCGTGCTGCCCGCATGGCAAGCCAGCGCGCAAGGCGCCCTCGAAGCCGCGCAGAAGGCCGCCCCACCCGTGCCTTCGGGCGACGACAACGCGCCCTGA
- a CDS encoding rod shape-determining protein, translating into MASMFSRFFKFGSQNIAIDLGTANTLVYVQDRGIVLNEPSVVAIETLNGIKKVKAVGDDAKMMMGKTPDNIEAIRPLRDGVIADIEVAEEMIKHFIRKVHGSKSLLRYPEIVICVPSGSTSVERRAIRDAASNAGASQVYLILEPMAAAIGADMPVTEPVGSMVVDIGGGTTEVAVLSLRGLAYTTSVRVGGDKMDEAIVSYVRRHHNLLIGEATAERIKKEYGIATQPEDGVGETIHIKGRDLVNGVPKEITITQANVAEALSEPIGAIVEGVRIALENTAPELAADIVDQGIVLTGGGALIRGLDEHLREETGLPVSVAEDPLSCVALGTGRAMEDPIYRGVLMTA; encoded by the coding sequence ATGGCTTCGATGTTTTCCCGATTCTTCAAGTTCGGCTCCCAGAACATTGCGATCGACCTGGGTACGGCCAATACCCTCGTCTATGTGCAGGATCGCGGCATCGTTCTGAACGAACCCTCGGTCGTCGCCATCGAAACGCTCAACGGCATCAAGAAGGTCAAGGCCGTGGGCGACGATGCCAAGATGATGATGGGCAAGACCCCCGACAACATCGAGGCGATCCGCCCCCTTCGCGACGGCGTGATCGCCGACATCGAAGTGGCCGAGGAAATGATCAAGCACTTCATCCGCAAGGTGCACGGCTCCAAGAGCCTGCTGCGCTACCCGGAAATCGTGATCTGCGTGCCCTCGGGCTCGACCTCGGTCGAACGCCGCGCGATCCGTGACGCGGCCAGCAACGCCGGGGCCAGCCAGGTCTACCTGATCCTCGAACCGATGGCCGCGGCCATTGGCGCCGACATGCCCGTGACCGAGCCGGTCGGCTCGATGGTCGTCGACATTGGCGGTGGCACCACCGAAGTCGCCGTGCTCTCGCTGCGCGGCCTTGCCTATACCACCTCGGTCCGCGTGGGCGGCGACAAGATGGACGAAGCCATCGTGAGCTACGTGCGTCGCCACCACAACCTCCTCATTGGAGAAGCCACCGCCGAGCGCATCAAGAAGGAATACGGCATCGCCACCCAGCCCGAAGACGGCGTGGGCGAGACGATCCACATCAAGGGCCGCGACCTCGTCAACGGCGTGCCCAAGGAAATCACCATCACCCAGGCGAATGTCGCCGAGGCGCTGTCCGAACCGATCGGCGCGATTGTCGAGGGCGTGCGCATCGCGCTTGAAAACACCGCCCCCGAACTGGCTGCCGACATCGTCGACCAGGGCATCGTGCTGACCGGTGGCGGCGCGCTGATCCGCGGCCTCGATGAACACCTGCGCGAGGAAACCGGCCTGCCCGTGAGCGTGGCCGAAGACCCGCTTTCCTGCGTCGCGCTGGGCACTGGCCGCGCGATGGAAGACCCGATCTATCGCGGCGTCCTGATGACCGCCTGA
- the mutL gene encoding DNA mismatch repair endonuclease MutL, translating to MTASSPSSPASSGAPRVIRRLPDTLINRIAAGEVVERPASALKELVENAIDAGASQISVRLGEGGLSLIEVTDDGCGMRPDEIALALERHATSKLPDEAIELVETLGFRGEALPSIASVARVTIESRSRATDEAWRRVVDHGALASEGPAALPPGTRVRVEDLFGKIPARRKFLRSARSEWAASLDVVRRLAMARPDLGFTLEHDGRRALHVQPGQTLAARVAQLVARELADNAVTVDLERDAYHLMGVAGLPTYNRGVADHQYLFVNGRPVKDRLLMGAVRGAYADMLARDRHAVLALFLQVPAEEVDVNVHPAKTEVRFRDSALVRGIIVTGLRQALATGDRRSAQTPDAGAMKAWQSEPIAPAAPFSVPYSAPETMQGSIFAPARPAGWPSSSAPWQPPRVNEADRKASDAWRGYEAGLMAPPVARAEPASEPAPEAAQHPLGVARGQVAKTYIVAEASDGLVIVDQHAAHERLVLERLRAAGAGEGAAPAQALLLPEVVDLDEPSCDRLEDAAPRLATFGLALERFGPAAMLVRSVPAALAKGDPQALVRDVADDLAKHGDALLLGEKLDLVLATMACHGSVRAGRVLSVPEMNALLREMEATPRSGQCNHGRPTWVKLAHGDIEKLFGRK from the coding sequence ATGACCGCTTCCAGCCCCTCCAGCCCGGCATCTTCGGGCGCGCCGCGAGTCATCCGGCGCCTGCCCGACACGCTGATCAACCGCATCGCGGCAGGCGAAGTGGTGGAGCGACCCGCCAGCGCGCTTAAGGAACTGGTCGAGAACGCGATCGACGCGGGCGCCTCGCAAATCTCGGTTCGTCTGGGCGAGGGCGGGCTCTCGCTGATCGAGGTGACCGACGATGGCTGCGGCATGCGGCCCGACGAAATCGCCCTCGCGCTCGAACGCCATGCCACCTCCAAGCTCCCCGACGAGGCCATCGAACTGGTCGAGACGCTGGGTTTCCGGGGCGAGGCGCTGCCCTCGATCGCCTCGGTCGCGCGGGTGACGATCGAAAGCCGCAGCCGGGCAACGGACGAAGCATGGCGGCGCGTGGTCGATCATGGCGCGCTCGCCAGCGAAGGCCCCGCCGCGCTCCCGCCCGGAACACGGGTGCGGGTCGAGGACCTGTTCGGCAAGATCCCGGCCCGGCGCAAGTTCCTGCGCAGTGCGCGCTCGGAATGGGCGGCCAGCCTCGATGTCGTGCGGCGCCTTGCCATGGCCCGGCCCGATCTGGGCTTCACCCTCGAACACGACGGGCGCCGCGCGCTCCATGTCCAGCCGGGGCAGACGCTGGCGGCCCGCGTGGCCCAGCTCGTCGCGCGCGAACTGGCCGACAATGCGGTGACGGTCGATCTCGAACGCGACGCCTATCACCTGATGGGGGTGGCGGGCCTGCCGACCTACAATCGCGGCGTGGCCGATCACCAGTACCTGTTCGTCAATGGCCGGCCGGTAAAGGACCGCCTGCTGATGGGGGCGGTGCGCGGCGCCTATGCCGACATGCTCGCGCGCGACCGCCATGCGGTGCTGGCCCTGTTCCTTCAGGTTCCCGCCGAGGAAGTCGACGTCAACGTCCACCCGGCCAAGACCGAAGTGCGCTTCCGCGACAGTGCGCTCGTGCGCGGGATAATCGTGACCGGCTTGCGGCAGGCGCTGGCGACCGGCGACCGGCGCTCGGCCCAGACGCCTGACGCAGGCGCGATGAAGGCCTGGCAGTCGGAACCGATTGCACCTGCTGCTCCTTTTTCTGTGCCTTATTCTGCCCCGGAGACCATGCAGGGCAGCATTTTTGCCCCCGCGCGCCCGGCAGGCTGGCCGTCATCTTCCGCCCCATGGCAACCGCCGCGCGTGAACGAGGCGGATCGCAAGGCTTCGGATGCGTGGCGCGGCTATGAAGCCGGGCTCATGGCCCCGCCGGTCGCCCGCGCCGAACCGGCGAGCGAGCCTGCCCCGGAAGCCGCGCAGCACCCGCTGGGTGTCGCGCGCGGGCAGGTCGCCAAGACCTACATCGTCGCCGAGGCGAGCGACGGCCTCGTCATCGTCGACCAGCATGCCGCGCATGAGCGCCTCGTCCTCGAACGCCTGCGCGCGGCGGGCGCGGGGGAGGGGGCAGCCCCGGCACAGGCCCTGCTCCTGCCCGAAGTGGTCGATCTCGACGAACCCTCGTGCGACCGGCTCGAAGACGCCGCGCCGCGCCTCGCCACCTTCGGCCTCGCGCTCGAACGCTTCGGTCCTGCGGCCATGCTCGTACGCTCGGTGCCCGCCGCGCTTGCCAAGGGCGATCCACAGGCTCTCGTGCGAGACGTGGCTGACGATCTGGCCAAGCACGGCGACGCACTGCTGCTGGGCGAAAAGCTCGACCTCGTGCTGGCCACGATGGCATGCCACGGTTCGGTCCGCGCCGGGCGCGTGCTTTCGGTGCCCGAAATGAATGCGCTCTTGCGCGAAATGGAGGCAACCCCGCGCTCGGGCCAGTGCAACCATGGCCGTCCGACGTGGGTGAAGCTCGCCCATGGCGATATCGAGAAGCTGTTCGGGCGCAAGTGA
- a CDS encoding MaoC family dehydratase — protein MRFYEDLEVGAVSRFGSRLVGRDEVVAFARAYDPQPFHLSDEEAAKTHFGRLAASGWHTCAMTMAMIVEEQERTGHQGLGSPGIDELRWRHPVYPGDTLRVETEVLEKRRSRSRPEMGIFRAETRVYNQDDVAVLTMVSNAMVSTRDPDGTD, from the coding sequence ATGCGCTTTTACGAAGACCTCGAAGTGGGCGCGGTGAGCCGGTTCGGCAGCCGCCTTGTCGGTCGCGACGAAGTCGTCGCCTTTGCCCGCGCCTACGACCCGCAACCCTTCCACCTTTCGGACGAGGAAGCCGCCAAGACCCATTTCGGGCGTCTGGCCGCCAGTGGCTGGCACACGTGCGCGATGACCATGGCGATGATCGTCGAGGAGCAGGAACGCACCGGCCATCAGGGGCTCGGCTCGCCGGGGATCGACGAATTGCGCTGGCGCCATCCGGTCTATCCGGGCGACACCCTGCGCGTCGAGACAGAGGTTCTCGAAAAGCGCCGCAGCCGCTCGCGCCCCGAAATGGGCATCTTCAGGGCCGAAACCCGCGTCTACAACCAGGACGATGTCGCCGTGCTGACGATGGTGAGCAATGCGATGGTTTCCACGCGCGATCCCGACGGGACCGACTGA
- the ychF gene encoding redox-regulated ATPase YchF: protein MGFRCGIVGLPNVGKSTLFNALTETQAAQAANYPFCTIEPNVGNVGVPDARLDTLAKVAGSQKIIPTQLGFVDIAGLVRGASKGEGLGNQFLGNIREVDAIIHVLRCFENDDIQHVDNKVDPLSDADTVETELMLADLESLEKRVPAAAKKATSGDKEAKAMASVLGQALDLLREGKPARLTQPRDDEEARLFAQAQLLTAKPVLYVCNVEEESAADGNALSARVFEKAKAEGAEAVVVSAAIEADLVGMDTEERLAFLAELGLTETGLNRVIRAGYELLHLLTFFTVGPKEARAWTVHQGAKAPEAAGEIHSDMQRGFIRAETIAYEDFVGLGGEAAARDAGKLRQEGKEYVVKDGDVMHFKFNV, encoded by the coding sequence ATGGGTTTTCGTTGCGGGATCGTCGGCCTTCCCAATGTCGGCAAGTCGACGCTGTTCAACGCGCTGACCGAGACGCAGGCGGCGCAAGCCGCCAACTATCCGTTCTGCACGATCGAACCCAACGTGGGCAATGTCGGCGTGCCCGACGCGCGCCTCGACACGCTGGCCAAGGTCGCCGGCAGCCAGAAGATCATCCCCACCCAGCTCGGCTTCGTCGACATCGCCGGGCTCGTGCGTGGGGCTTCGAAGGGCGAAGGGCTGGGCAACCAGTTCCTGGGCAACATCCGCGAAGTCGATGCGATCATCCACGTCCTGCGCTGCTTTGAAAACGACGACATCCAGCACGTCGACAACAAGGTCGATCCGCTGTCCGACGCCGACACGGTCGAAACCGAACTGATGCTGGCCGACCTCGAAAGCCTCGAAAAGCGCGTCCCCGCCGCCGCCAAGAAGGCGACCAGCGGCGACAAGGAAGCCAAGGCCATGGCCTCGGTGCTCGGCCAGGCGCTCGACCTCCTGCGCGAGGGCAAGCCTGCCCGCCTGACCCAGCCCAGAGACGACGAGGAAGCCCGCCTGTTCGCGCAGGCCCAACTCCTCACCGCCAAGCCCGTGCTCTATGTCTGCAACGTGGAAGAAGAGAGCGCGGCCGATGGCAATGCCCTCTCGGCCCGCGTGTTTGAAAAAGCCAAGGCCGAAGGCGCCGAAGCCGTGGTCGTCTCGGCAGCGATCGAGGCCGATCTGGTCGGCATGGACACCGAGGAACGCCTCGCGTTCCTGGCCGAACTGGGCCTGACCGAAACCGGCCTCAACCGCGTGATCCGCGCCGGCTACGAGCTGCTCCACCTGCTCACCTTCTTCACCGTCGGCCCCAAGGAAGCCCGCGCCTGGACCGTCCATCAGGGCGCCAAGGCCCCCGAGGCCGCCGGGGAAATCCACTCCGACATGCAGCGCGGCTTCATCCGCGCCGAAACCATCGCCTACGAGGATTTCGTGGGCCTTGGCGGGGAAGCTGCCGCGCGCGACGCGGGCAAGCTGCGCCAGGAAGGCAAGGAATATGTCGTCAAGGACGGCGACGTGATGCACTTCAAGTTCAACGTGTGA
- a CDS encoding tetratricopeptide repeat protein — protein MTRAIFLLAMPPLALLAACSPDPAAHAARARAAFGAQDYATVRVEALAALDSGKLPADQGRALLRMLARAQLRLGDGDGAQATLARLEDAGETGSDMTRMRAEAALLRGLPRQTLSLLGRSHDVDAWRLRAAAQQALGDSAKALEAFRAGMAAGGNFELARDYARFLIAAEDFAGAQGALAMMQRWQPDGIDTLMVEGQLRVREGQLDAATRAYDRAIAKYPRRIEPLIERANLADMQNQLDRAIDLIGKAAVLAPGDPRVLDLQVQFASEKGDWEKVRQLLGPHEIDLDPRTPNGLTYAEALLRLDHPEQARVMFARALLLSPQNPYSRMMLAEAQLATGDAETALRTIRPLSDSLLAGQRELDLALRAARAAGDPMADTLAARLQSAQLKRDEGLAGAAQAAMARRDWPAAIAAYSALLGDGSDAEVLKRLAVACSNAGRHAEAIAYADRALLISPRDPDMLHMAGLARLNAGQDLDTARRLLARASEADPANRLFRADLARGEVATR, from the coding sequence ATGACGCGTGCGATTTTTCTGTTGGCGATGCCGCCGCTGGCGCTTCTGGCGGCCTGTTCACCAGATCCGGCGGCCCATGCGGCGCGGGCACGCGCGGCGTTCGGGGCGCAGGATTACGCAACGGTTCGGGTCGAGGCGCTGGCCGCGCTCGATTCCGGGAAATTGCCCGCCGATCAGGGCCGCGCGCTTTTGCGCATGCTTGCCCGTGCGCAGTTGCGTCTGGGCGATGGCGATGGCGCACAGGCCACGCTTGCCCGTCTGGAGGACGCCGGCGAGACGGGCAGCGACATGACCCGGATGCGCGCCGAGGCGGCTCTTCTGCGTGGGCTGCCGCGCCAGACGCTTTCGCTGCTGGGCCGAAGCCACGATGTCGATGCCTGGCGCCTGCGCGCCGCCGCACAGCAGGCGCTGGGCGACAGTGCGAAGGCGCTGGAGGCCTTTCGGGCCGGGATGGCGGCGGGGGGCAATTTCGAGCTGGCGCGTGACTATGCCCGCTTCCTGATCGCGGCAGAGGATTTTGCCGGGGCGCAGGGGGCGCTGGCGATGATGCAGCGCTGGCAACCCGACGGGATCGACACCCTGATGGTCGAGGGACAGTTGCGCGTGCGCGAAGGCCAGCTCGACGCTGCCACGCGCGCCTATGACCGGGCCATTGCAAAGTACCCGCGCCGGATCGAGCCGCTGATCGAGCGGGCCAATCTGGCCGACATGCAGAACCAGCTCGACCGGGCGATCGACCTGATCGGCAAGGCGGCGGTGCTTGCGCCGGGCGATCCGCGCGTGCTCGACCTGCAAGTCCAGTTTGCCAGCGAGAAGGGCGACTGGGAAAAAGTGCGCCAGTTGCTTGGGCCCCACGAGATCGACCTCGATCCGCGCACGCCCAACGGGCTGACCTATGCTGAGGCGCTGCTTCGGCTCGACCATCCCGAGCAGGCGCGGGTGATGTTTGCGCGCGCACTGCTGCTCTCGCCGCAGAACCCCTATTCGCGCATGATGCTGGCCGAGGCGCAACTGGCGACGGGCGATGCGGAGACGGCCTTGCGCACGATCCGTCCCCTTTCGGATTCGCTGCTGGCCGGGCAGCGCGAGCTGGACCTGGCCTTGCGCGCGGCGCGCGCGGCGGGCGATCCGATGGCCGATACCCTGGCTGCGCGGCTTCAATCGGCCCAGCTCAAGCGTGACGAAGGCCTTGCCGGGGCGGCGCAGGCCGCGATGGCTCGGCGCGACTGGCCCGCCGCGATTGCGGCCTATTCGGCGCTGCTGGGCGATGGCAGTGATGCCGAAGTGCTCAAACGGCTGGCGGTGGCCTGTTCGAATGCGGGGCGCCATGCCGAGGCCATCGCCTATGCCGACCGTGCCTTGCTGATCAGTCCGCGTGACCCGGACATGCTGCATATGGCGGGCCTCGCGCGGCTCAATGCCGGGCAGGATCTCGACACGGCGCGGCGCCTGCTGGCCCGTGCGAGCGAGGCCGATCCGGCCAACCGCCTGTTCCGCGCCGATCTGGCGCGTGGCGAAGTCGCCACGCGATAA